GAAACACCCGCATTTGACAACAGTTCCATCTACTGGATGCAGATGTTGAAGTTCATATCTGGCAGAAACAAACtgttgccattgaatgcaaaaCTATTGGCAAGAGGGCAGAATATCTGCTTTAGAGAAATAAGCTTTGGGGTAAGTTTCAAGTTACAAATCAGGAAAAGCATGTTTACTTCAAATCTCTGAAGTACTTCCAGTCAATGCCAATGGCTGCTGAAGTTCTTTTTGGCTCCTGTTGTTTCAGAAAGTGGGGTAGAACTTATTCATTCTTTCTAAGAATCTTCATGTACTGTACCTGTATAAGGAAACTTCTCTGCCTAACCCTTTTACCtttgaattggaaaaaatcattAGTCAAAATCTGTACTTTTAGTTCTCACTATTTCCAGACATCAAGCTATACAGTGTTCCCTGAACATGAGGACATCATCTTGAAATACATAAAATTTGTGAGGGATCAGTTCCAAATAGTGATGCCACAACCACATTCGAAAATAAGAGTTGGGCTGATTAAAAGGTAAGTTAAATCTCCTACTCTAAGGGTGACTTTTCTTTGACCGCTCTAGTTATTTTTCAGTGTATGTGATATGTTTTAAGGGGCTGTGATGGAGCAAAAACAGTTTGGTTTATTTGGTTTAGATCTGGACTTTTCACCTGGAGACCAATCAAGTACAACATATGTTCTCCCCCTGATTCGCTCACTTGTGTATTATTTAGCTGCTCCTTGGTTCGCCTCTAATTAAAACATGCCCTTATTCCCTTTCCAGGACTGGACGAAGGTTGATTCTCAATGAGGATGACATCATCAAAGCAGTGAAGCCATTCACAGAAATCGATGTGATTAACTTTGATGGGATGACATTTCGGAAACAGGTAGGTCGTGGAAGCAGATCAGATCACATCCAGCTGAAAAATTGGCTCTTTCCCTAAAACAGTACCTTGTATACTGACTATTAGTATCTTTTTTCCATTTCAGATTGAAGTTGTCCAAAAATACAGTGTCTTGATAGGAATGAATGGTGCAGGTCTCATCAACGCCTTATTTGCTCCACCCTTCACCTGTGCTGTCCAGCTAGTGCCATATGAGGCTCAAACTAACCACAAAGCATTTGGAACTTTACTCACAGCTAAGGGACCTTATCTTGAGTGGCATAATCAACATAAGGATTTACACTTTGTTAAGGCAGATGGAACTAATCACAATGCAGATACTGTGGTGAATGTTGATGAGTTCAGGAAACTAGTCCGGGAGGCTTTGGAGTGGGCAAGACAAGCTAGGCATAACTACAGAGAAGAACTTTGATTTTCTACTGCTTGAAAGTCTTTATCTCATAATTCATAGGTCGGCACAGTTAAAATAAGGGAAGGGGGGTCAAACAACAAAGTGTTCAGAAACATGTTGTACATCCATTTGTATTGCCATTAGAACAAAATGCATCGAATTGAATTTGTTCAGGatctctttattttcatttagCATCATATTTTTACTCAAGTTTTGTACACAATGTCTCCATTTTCTTGGTTAATGGTTCATGATTACATGTTATGCTAAGCTCTGTGCCATTTTGTTAATGAACTTTTTTGCTGTGTGTCTTCGGTTAGAATTTGTAATGTGCAGAACCATAATGGAAATCAAAACTCACCCAGTGATATCTTGTCAAAGCATCTTGCCATATTTAGCCATACATGAACAGGTAGTATCAAGATACATTTTAACTGGAAATGATGTACTACATATACCTGTGGGTCAAAGCTATCTGTCTTTTTTGATAGATTGATCAAATATTTTATGTATTGTATTTTGCATTGTTATTCTTTATAATTTGCTTTTTAGAATTATATGATCTTTTGCATACTGCATTTATAAACTATCTGAATCTCATCAGAATGAGCCAGCAGCATTTTGTactctacattgtacatgttatacatgtacattttggacTGAAAATGTCTATGTCATACAAATATTTGTCTCATGTTTACATGATATAGAATAAATTCTTTATCCAAGAATTTTCAACTTATTCTATGTGTTCTGATAAAGATTCTATCATGGCTTGGTCAGGCTCCTTGAGACGGACTATGACTAAAGACTCCATATATCCTCCTGTAGCCCCGAGGTGACGGGCTGTAACTGAAGACCATTAATCTTTCATTGACCTGGAGGTGACAAACTATGATGGAAGATCATTCATCAATCATCCTTTACTAGCCTTGAGGTGACAAGCGATGATGGAAGGCCATTTGTCCTTTCCTGGTCAGCCAGGAGGTAACAGGCTGTGACCGAAGACCATTCGTCCTCCTATAGCTTGGAGgtgacagacatgacagaagacCATTTGTCCTCCAGTAGCCTGGGAGGTGACAGGCTGTGACCAAAGACCATTTGTCCTCCTGTAGCCTGGAGATGACAGAAGACCATTTGTCCTCAAATATTGCCTGGAGGTGAAAAGCTTCATGGCAGATGACCCTTCTTCCTCCAATATAGCCTGGGACGGACATGTTGTGACAGGCGACTATTCGTCCTCTAATAGCCTGGACGACCATTTATCCTCCTATCGCCAAGAGGTGACAAGCTTTAGCGGAAGACCAATCAGGCCCACAAATAATAGAACACACGCCGGTAGGCCTATGTCTTCAACTAGCTTATAGTAGAAATGTAAAGACAGTCTAAGTTAAGGTTAGACTCATGTATCTTGACGAAGACATCGTTTCAATACTGTTCACTCAAAATCACAAATGATTCATTCATGAGATCTACCTTGGATAATCAAAGGGAGTAATAACACTTCCTTGGATAAGCTAGTAGAACAATATCCTATGAACGTGAAGTCGTGTATGGCACATGTTCTGACAAGTGAGTATTGTATTCATCCCAAAACAGTAAAGGTCCCTTTTTGAGCTGCCTGTTTTTGGTCAACCACAGTGGGAcacatatactagtatataacCTTGTACGCACGGTTCGAAAAAAATTCTTTCCTACTGATATTGTCGGTTGATGACAGAATTATTAAACTTTGAAAAATTGTATCTCTGAAACCATCAATGTCATATGGCACTTTGAATTGGCGGCTGAGGTGGTGTCTACAATGAACATGACAAGGACAACCAAGGGGCCTCGGCTGTGTGCCGTCCACACGCAAAGGCCGGGACAAAGTCGAGTGCGCGGTGTTAACATCCTTGATAATTGCGTATCATTAGTCACGTTTGTTTAGGTATTCGCAAGGAATCTTCTTGTCTTCCTCATTTTTCCATCCAAAATGCCTATTGATATGCCGACACCTTTTCTCCgccttttgtctcaaaatagtgTTCACATCGGACCAATTTGCGACCTCGTTATTAGAGGGAATTGTCTTTACATCAAATTCTTGCGAGACCTCCccaatatttttcaatattgtcTTATAAGAGCTGAACACATTATGTAAAACAGGTGCCGTCCTTTTTTCCGCCTGAGGACATTTCGAAGTGTCTTGggttggaagaagaagaaggaggtaGCCAAGAAACGGATGACGTGGGACGGACGCCATGAATAACGACGTCACTGTAACGTCAGTCTTATACAAAATCATTGAATACAATTTGGGAACTCTTGCGATGATACATTTTCCGTCCATCAGGATTTTATCTAAAGACCCAGTAGGTTCCAACCTCAAATCCACAAATATTCCCCCAAAGTGATGTAAAATGAAAGGCGCCATTAATAGCTCATCACCCAAAACGTCAAACAGTGGAAGATACTGTGGGTACTTCTCCGTCAAAAGTTGTCTCACGTCATTCCGCGTCCAAAATATGTACTGATACTTTTTACTAGCCTTCCATTTGACCATTTTCCTCAGAAAGTCTTCACCCGCATCGGCATGCCATGAGATCTGGTGAATTATTTTTGGTATTTCGCCCGCGTTGTCGTATTTGGGTTGTATCGTCTGTCTGAGCCACGCCTCTGCGTTCTCTGGCGGGAAAATGGTTTTGTAGGCCCGGCAAATCTTCGACGGTGAATCTGGGTGTATTCCAATCGATGTGAGGACGAACGTTGCCGTCAGGTACAGAGCAAGGAAGACACTGCTTGCCAGAGCCAGGAAGAAGATCAGAGTCAGTATGACATAACCAGGCTTGTTTTTGGCAGTCAGACGGAGCTTCAGGAGATACAGGGGAAGCCTCTGGAACAGCCGAAAGGGACGTATTTCTAGGCTCACCTGAAATGTAAAAGAATAATTATAGGTCCTCGATTCAACTGCCCTTAGCCGTCAGTTTATCATGCTATACATTACTGTCGGATTGATGtctctatatatatatttatatccAACCTGCGACGAAAGACGCAGTATAGACCTGGATGTCAGTTTATTCTGGTGCGACAGAAACTGCCACAGGAAGGTGTGCAAAAGAATGACCCCACCCTTAACGTCTTAGCCGAGTGACAAGCCCTCTGGCCTCTAGTTTCCGTCGGGCCGGGCAGTTCGCAAAATTGCGGTGGGATGACGGCTCCTGACTTAGTTTACAGCACACTATCTGTAATCTGGCCTGGGAATTTAATTTGGACCACTCCAGTGGAGAAATCCATGGGGAGGGAGATTGCTCCTTATACCAATACCTTGGCTGTAGTACCAAGGAGTTAAAGGGCAAGCCGGACCACTCTAATAATTAAAGACACGGTATGTGCCTTCTCTTCACCTCATACGTCGGGTTTGTTGGGTGGGTATCATCCTTCACAACAGGACTGGAAGATGAACGTATGACTCACCATGTTAGCCTCGTCTTCCCGAGCACCTCAAATGACTCAACTCGTAAGTTGTCACATCCAAACCGTTCGCGTTCGTCGTTGACACAGTCTGGATGTCCTCTCAATAAACAGCTACGAAACAGTCCTTAACATGTTTATAAAATGAGCCATGCATACTCATACGTGCGAACGCACTAACGCGAGTTTCTTTCAATAGTCTTTGATATAATAATCGTCATAATCTCAAACATATACAATATCATTGAGACGCGCACAATGAATTATTGTAAGCAATTATGTGTTGATCTGATCTGCACGGTGTCGGGAAAATATAGCGGTATTGGTCCTGTCTCGACAAGGCGGACACAGCGGTAGACGGACATGGAGATATGCATGGCTCAGTTTATAAAGACAGCTTCGCCGTTTTTGGTGTGTATGGCTATTAAGAGAAGATACGCTATGCCATGCTTGCTACGGGGCTTGCTATCTCAAACCCACGGCCAGAGACGCGCGCGAGTCCACCATTCCTCCAAGACACTTACTACGTGTCTAAAACTAAGGACCACAGACATTGTTACCTGGCGTCTCGTCCAGAGACACAGGATTTGCCCAACGACGTTATGTGACTACTTCACTCTTCAAGAGAATACAGAGTGCTGCCCAACTCCACCGAACTTGCTGTCTCGACAGTGTCACCATGCGCCCAGAGACACCAGGCGTACTATCACAAACCCAGTGCCAGAGACACACGCAATTCCCCCATTCGTCATAAACACGAAACTGCTCATTTCAAATGAAGGACCAGAGACAAATTGTCACTGCTCGTCAAACCTTATATAAATCAAGGGCCAAGGGCAAAAGACACCAGACTTGTCATATCAAACCCAAGGCAaattgtcattattcttcccgCGACAACATGCTTACTGTCTCAAACCCGTGGCCAAAGACACAAGAGACAATTTGGCCGTCTATCTCAAAAGAGATAATGCCACTCTCGACCAGAGACACCTTGCTTTTGTCTCAAACCCATTGAATGCTGGACACACAATGTCACATTTCGTTCAGAAATCTCAAACTTAGGGCCAAAGATGCGCCAATACACTTGGATGCTGACTCATGTCAGAGCTAAATATGCAATGTCCCATTCGTCCGGAGACAACATGATTGCTCTCGAAATGAGGGCCAAAGGCACATTACCACTTTTCGTCAAGAGACACCATACTTGCCATTTCAAACTAAGGGAAAGACACAATGTCATTCACTGACATCTACAGGCTCGCAATCACAATCCTACAGCAAAAGACACTTTGTCACCTCCTGTCACGAGCTAGGAAATCTGGATTGCTTTCTGAGACCAAGGCCAAAGATTCAATGTTACCATTCTTCCAGAGACAACAGGATTGCTATCTCAAACAGAAGACCAAAGACACATTCCCACTATTCATCAAGAGACACCAGACTTCCTATATGAAAGGTTTATTCGTTTCAATCATCCCACTGGTTCTATGTCTTTAAATGGAATAAGAGATACAAGCAAAAACAAAGTTCACATCACATCTTTTTAAGTTTCATATCAAAAGCATAATGAAATATCATTCACAACTATTTGTTCAAACCATTAACACTTTTTAAGCATTTAATATGTTCAATTCTGAAACATCTTGAGACCACAAGTTTTGCAGGACAACCTGTTTTCTTGATTGAAAGAGGAGGGCCTGAATATCACTGTCCTTCATATCTCTCAGCACCACAATAACTCAACAACAAAAATGCATGACAATGTCACTGTCTTGTATAAAAGGCAACACAAATATCAAGTCCTCAAGTCTTTACACTAATCGCATCATGTCACCGATTTCACTATGACAGTATTCTGAACAATCTGAGAAAAGGTGTGTGTCAGCTCTTCAAAAAGTTTGTGGTCCTCTGATGTAGATTGTGAAATGTTTGGTTGTGCCCTAAAAATGTCGTCTTCGTCCCGTTTCGAACTTGTGACCAGTTTATTCCTCGTGGCTGAGATGTGAGCAGCACAGACATGTCCAAGCTGTGTCAGGAGATTGATGATATCCTCGCACAGAGGCGGGAAAGCTTGCCCTATCCGTACCAAGGCCGGCAGCACGGGTAGAAAGAATTTAGATCTACTGTCAGCCGTTAAAACTGTAAGAAGAAGGAAATGAGAGGTGAAACAACATTTAGGTTAGTATACAGAGGAGACTTAGTACACTGATGTCCAATCTCACTGCAGCCATCCGTGGACTGTACAATGATGGTACAACTTACCTCCTAGGAGTGTTGTCATGACACTAACAGCTAGCTTGGCAATCCCCAATGACTTTGGCAAGGCATATTGGAGACTCAGAAACGACACCAACTCGATCGAGAAGATCTGTTTGTGCATGTCCGGTTGGCTGAGAAGCTCGGGAATGAAGTCTAGGCAGATGT
This is a stretch of genomic DNA from Lineus longissimus chromosome 2, tnLinLong1.2, whole genome shotgun sequence. It encodes these proteins:
- the LOC135483230 gene encoding protein O-linked-mannose beta-1,4-N-acetylglucosaminyltransferase 2-like, which encodes MGYHIVIILSIVFCATCFESPGRTAFPGSMMRRDPGHYPGYYYSISNVLLNPSSKTFQINSKRAKSERFLNKPWPIETVTEPMVTCDEVHNKGYVFVIFYHYDSNYFHMHVDTLMPLFKAIYYKQENRNRPVVIIPAVEKERLESLDWETPAFDNSSIYWMQMLKFISGRNKLLPLNAKLLARGQNICFREISFGTSSYTVFPEHEDIILKYIKFVRDQFQIVMPQPHSKIRVGLIKRTGRRLILNEDDIIKAVKPFTEIDVINFDGMTFRKQIEVVQKYSVLIGMNGAGLINALFAPPFTCAVQLVPYEAQTNHKAFGTLLTAKGPYLEWHNQHKDLHFVKADGTNHNADTVVNVDEFRKLVREALEWARQARHNYREEL
- the LOC135483231 gene encoding uncharacterized protein LOC135483231, with amino-acid sequence MVSLEIRPFRLFQRLPLYLLKLRLTAKNKPGYVILTLIFFLALASSVFLALYLTATFVLTSIGIHPDSPSKICRAYKTIFPPENAEAWLRQTIQPKYDNAGEIPKIIHQISWHADAGEDFLRKMVKWKASKKYQYIFWTRNDVRQLLTEKYPQYLPLFDVLGDELLMAPFILHHFGGIFVDLRLEPTGSLDKILMDGKCIIARVPKLYSMILYKTDVTVTSLFMASVPRHPFLGYLLLLLPTQDTSKCPQAEKRTAPVLHNVFSSYKTILKNIGEVSQEFDVKTIPSNNEVANWSDVNTILRQKAEKRCRHINRHFGWKNEEDKKIPCEYLNKRD